A single window of Halobacterium jilantaiense DNA harbors:
- a CDS encoding sensor histidine kinase has product MNENADVDSITDADATLGGESPNVYEVIFREMEDAVFLIGVDQSGDDYQFTFRRDNASHRDLTGFSEGEMRGQTPRELLGDEQGATVAANYRRCVEQRESIEYEETLDLPGGTSHWQTKLTPIVENDTVTQIVGVARDITEKKTQEREIQRLHRRFETVLGTMSAAVFLKDTEGQYLLMNQACRELFGLDDGAVIGSTDDELFPPDVAQRARATDRYVTETGDTTEVEETIPTATGSTVRLTRKSPVYDDDGEVTAVCGVSTNITDQKQRELELRRLKERFELAVEGANLGVWDWDMTADEVTFNEQWARMLGHQPREVTLSFAECGQRVHPDDLDQIESALDANLAGDADRFDTEHRMQTADGGWKWVRDIGEVAERNEDGDPIRAVGIHLDIDERKAYEHALERQRDNLEVLNQVVRHDVRNALQLVLAYGGMLEDRVEGDGETHLSKILKAGREAVDVTRTAGDVTKVLLRSEADRTPVNVRRVLEDQIDGVRARHERAIVSVDAAIPDADVVADDMLESVFRNLLNNAVVHSDATLPEVSVSATVEADVVRVRVADNGPGIPDDEKERIFDEGERGLDSDGTGLGLYLVRTLVDRYGGDVWVEDNDPDGSVFVVELRRSE; this is encoded by the coding sequence ATGAACGAGAACGCCGACGTGGATTCGATAACTGACGCAGACGCGACGCTCGGCGGCGAGTCGCCGAACGTCTACGAGGTCATCTTCCGCGAGATGGAGGACGCAGTCTTCCTGATCGGCGTCGACCAGTCGGGCGACGACTACCAGTTCACGTTCCGGCGAGACAACGCCTCACACCGGGACTTGACTGGCTTTTCGGAGGGCGAGATGCGCGGCCAGACGCCGCGTGAACTCCTCGGCGACGAACAGGGCGCGACCGTCGCGGCGAACTACCGTCGGTGTGTCGAACAGCGCGAATCCATCGAGTACGAGGAGACCCTGGACCTGCCGGGCGGCACCAGCCACTGGCAGACGAAACTCACCCCCATCGTCGAGAACGACACGGTGACACAGATTGTCGGTGTCGCCCGCGACATCACCGAGAAGAAGACCCAGGAGCGAGAGATACAGCGCCTCCACCGCAGATTCGAGACCGTCCTCGGAACGATGTCCGCGGCGGTGTTCCTGAAGGACACGGAGGGGCAGTACCTCCTGATGAACCAGGCCTGCCGCGAGCTGTTCGGCCTCGACGACGGAGCGGTCATCGGGTCGACCGACGACGAACTGTTCCCCCCGGACGTCGCCCAGCGAGCCAGGGCGACCGACCGGTACGTCACCGAGACCGGGGACACGACCGAAGTCGAGGAGACGATTCCGACGGCGACGGGGAGCACTGTCCGCCTCACGAGGAAGTCACCGGTGTACGACGACGACGGCGAGGTCACGGCGGTCTGTGGCGTGTCGACGAACATCACCGACCAAAAGCAGCGCGAACTCGAGCTTCGACGCCTCAAAGAGCGGTTCGAGCTCGCCGTCGAGGGCGCGAACCTCGGTGTCTGGGACTGGGATATGACCGCCGACGAGGTGACGTTCAACGAGCAGTGGGCCCGCATGCTCGGCCACCAGCCCCGCGAGGTCACACTCAGCTTCGCGGAGTGCGGACAGCGCGTCCACCCCGACGACCTCGACCAGATCGAGAGCGCACTGGACGCCAACCTCGCCGGCGACGCAGACCGCTTCGACACGGAACACCGGATGCAGACGGCCGACGGCGGCTGGAAGTGGGTCCGGGACATCGGCGAGGTCGCCGAGCGCAACGAGGACGGCGACCCGATTCGAGCCGTCGGCATCCACCTCGATATCGACGAGCGCAAAGCCTACGAGCACGCCCTCGAACGCCAGCGGGACAACCTCGAAGTCCTCAATCAGGTGGTTCGCCACGACGTCAGGAACGCCCTCCAGCTCGTGCTCGCGTACGGCGGCATGCTCGAAGACCGCGTCGAGGGCGACGGGGAGACACACCTCAGCAAGATTCTGAAAGCGGGCCGCGAGGCCGTCGACGTCACGCGGACCGCCGGCGACGTCACCAAGGTGTTGCTCCGTTCGGAGGCCGACCGGACGCCGGTGAACGTCCGGCGGGTGCTCGAAGACCAGATCGACGGCGTCCGCGCCCGCCACGAGCGCGCCATCGTCTCTGTCGACGCGGCGATTCCGGACGCCGACGTGGTGGCCGACGACATGCTGGAGTCCGTCTTCCGGAATCTGCTCAACAACGCGGTCGTTCACAGCGACGCGACGCTCCCCGAAGTGTCGGTGTCGGCGACCGTCGAGGCGGACGTGGTTCGGGTCCGCGTCGCGGACAACGGGCCGGGGATTCCGGACGACGAGAAAGAGCGCATCTTCGACGAGGGCGAACGCGGCCTCGACAGCGATGGGACCGGGCTGGGGCTGTACCTCGTGCGGACGCTCGTCGACCGCTACGGCGGCGACGTCTGGGTCGAGGACAACGACCCCGACGGCAGCGTCTTCGTCGTCGAGTTGCGGCGCTCCGAGTGA
- the hisH gene encoding imidazole glycerol phosphate synthase subunit HisH, which produces MSKSATRQTAAEVVVVDYGLGNLRSVTRGLERADAAVTVSDDPGALDDADGIVLPGVGAFGDGMENAGPFRDALVDAADEGRPLFGICLGMQMLLTSSEEADREGQGDAKGLDLIPGRNVRFTGDVKVPHMGWNELDVTRDHPLVDGVDTVSSETQRADGTTGGSVDGEHAYFVHSYYAAPDDPGHTVAETDYGERFPAVVANDAGNVFGTQFHPEKSGETGLRILRNFVDYCADR; this is translated from the coding sequence ATGAGTAAATCCGCCACCCGCCAGACGGCCGCCGAGGTCGTCGTGGTGGACTACGGGCTCGGGAATCTCCGGAGCGTCACGCGCGGTCTGGAACGCGCGGACGCCGCCGTCACCGTCTCTGACGACCCGGGCGCGCTGGACGACGCAGACGGCATCGTGCTGCCGGGCGTCGGGGCGTTCGGCGACGGCATGGAGAACGCCGGCCCGTTCCGGGACGCGCTCGTCGACGCCGCCGACGAGGGGCGGCCGCTGTTCGGCATCTGTCTCGGCATGCAGATGCTGCTGACGTCCAGCGAGGAGGCCGACCGCGAAGGGCAGGGCGACGCGAAAGGACTCGACCTCATTCCGGGCCGGAACGTCCGGTTCACGGGCGACGTGAAGGTCCCACACATGGGCTGGAACGAACTGGACGTCACGCGCGACCACCCGCTCGTCGACGGCGTCGACACCGTCTCGTCAGAGACGCAACGAGCAGACGGAACCACCGGTGGTTCCGTCGACGGCGAGCACGCCTACTTCGTCCACTCCTACTACGCCGCGCCCGACGACCCCGGTCACACCGTCGCCGAGACCGACTACGGCGAGCGGTTCCCCGCCGTCGTCGCGAACGACGCCGGCAACGTCTTCGGCACCCAGTTCCACCCAGAGAAGTCCGGCGAGACCGGACTGCGCATCCTCCGGAACTTCGTCGACTACTGCGCGGACCGGTGA
- the phnD gene encoding phosphate/phosphite/phosphonate ABC transporter substrate-binding protein, whose amino-acid sequence MAGRRKFLKVAGATGIAGLTGLAGCTGDGDGDGGSETTESGDGGMTSESTAESSDQLTFGGDNAINFGISPAVPQEDLEVQYSPLKDHVDSYIHENYEVASDLSVNGTIGSNYSAIIQSLGQGTLDMAETGPFAAALGVMTGNAEVILQRYGYGGWTYKSIIATPNDSDIEELSDLSGKTVAFSDQLSTSGALYPLYSISEDGGLDVGELPEGNGSQAEFDARFAGGHVGSYTLLKQGQVDAAAMGGFVRDTKTGPAPEEWQEVATTLHEDSGLPRAPIVVSPELSDDAKSAIQDAFLEGPDSIYYGADGEDGTDDDLWFSDVREATRDDYQSVIDVADELNVGTDIFEQ is encoded by the coding sequence ATGGCGGGACGACGTAAATTCCTCAAAGTTGCAGGCGCTACAGGTATCGCGGGACTGACAGGCCTCGCCGGCTGTACGGGTGACGGCGACGGTGACGGCGGCAGTGAGACGACGGAGAGCGGCGATGGCGGCATGACCTCCGAGTCGACGGCTGAGAGCTCCGACCAGCTCACCTTCGGTGGCGACAACGCCATCAACTTCGGCATCTCACCGGCCGTTCCTCAGGAGGACCTCGAAGTCCAGTACTCGCCTCTCAAAGACCACGTCGATAGCTACATCCACGAGAACTACGAGGTGGCGAGCGATCTGAGCGTCAACGGAACCATCGGTAGCAACTACAGCGCCATCATTCAGTCGCTCGGCCAGGGCACGCTCGACATGGCCGAGACCGGGCCGTTCGCGGCCGCGCTCGGCGTGATGACTGGGAACGCCGAAGTCATCCTCCAGCGGTACGGCTACGGCGGCTGGACGTACAAGAGCATCATCGCGACGCCGAACGACAGCGACATCGAGGAGCTATCGGACCTCTCCGGGAAGACGGTCGCGTTCTCCGACCAGCTCTCGACCAGTGGCGCACTCTATCCGCTGTACAGCATCTCCGAAGACGGCGGTCTCGACGTCGGCGAACTCCCCGAAGGCAACGGTTCGCAGGCCGAGTTCGACGCCCGCTTCGCCGGCGGTCACGTCGGCTCGTACACGCTTCTCAAACAGGGTCAGGTCGACGCCGCCGCGATGGGCGGCTTCGTCCGCGACACGAAGACCGGCCCGGCGCCCGAAGAGTGGCAGGAGGTCGCGACCACGCTCCACGAGGACTCGGGGCTCCCGCGTGCGCCCATCGTCGTCTCGCCGGAACTCAGCGACGACGCGAAGTCGGCCATCCAGGACGCGTTCCTCGAAGGCCCGGACAGCATCTACTACGGTGCGGACGGCGAAGACGGCACTGACGACGACCTGTGGTTTAGCGACGTTCGCGAAGCGACGCGGGACGACTACCAGTCCGTCATCGATGTCGCCGACGAACTCAACGTCGGCACCGACATCTTCGAGCAGTAG
- the phnC gene encoding phosphonate ABC transporter ATP-binding protein — protein sequence MPSIEFENVTKIYDEDTVALDDVSFTIPEGEFVILLGPSGAGKSTMLRVLNGLTTPTEGTARVGGQEIKKNRSEVGMVFQEHYLLESKTAFGNALSGALSRNGLVRSALGMHDEYDKVNALEALQTVGLLDEAGQRAESMSGGQKQRVGIARALVQEPKIVLADEPVASLDPKAARDVMRYLKKAASKQDLTTVTSLHQVNIAREFGDRFLGIRDGEVIFDGDADDLTMEEMDRIYYGDTAESDTSSDGPKTKPMERDMTEAGTAGGDET from the coding sequence ATGCCATCCATCGAATTCGAAAACGTCACGAAAATATACGACGAGGACACCGTCGCCCTCGACGACGTGTCCTTCACCATTCCCGAGGGCGAGTTCGTCATTCTCCTCGGTCCCTCCGGCGCGGGGAAGTCCACGATGCTCCGTGTCCTGAACGGCCTCACGACGCCCACCGAAGGCACTGCTCGCGTCGGCGGTCAGGAAATCAAGAAGAACCGCAGCGAGGTCGGGATGGTCTTCCAAGAGCACTACCTCCTCGAAAGCAAGACTGCCTTCGGAAACGCGTTGTCCGGCGCGCTCTCCCGGAATGGGCTCGTACGGAGCGCCCTCGGCATGCACGACGAGTACGACAAGGTCAACGCACTGGAAGCTCTCCAGACCGTCGGTCTGCTCGACGAAGCCGGTCAGCGCGCCGAGTCGATGAGCGGGGGCCAGAAACAGCGCGTCGGGATTGCTCGCGCACTCGTTCAGGAGCCAAAGATTGTGCTCGCCGACGAACCGGTCGCCAGCCTCGACCCGAAGGCCGCGCGTGACGTGATGCGCTACCTGAAGAAAGCAGCGTCCAAACAAGACCTCACGACCGTCACCAGCCTCCACCAAGTGAACATCGCCCGCGAGTTCGGGGACCGATTCCTCGGCATCCGTGACGGCGAAGTCATCTTCGACGGCGACGCAGACGACCTCACGATGGAGGAGATGGACCGGATCTACTACGGCGACACCGCCGAGTCGGACACATCCTCAGACGGCCCGAAGACGAAGCCGATGGAGAGAGACATGACGGAAGCAGGTACCGCCGGAGGTGACGAGACGTGA
- a CDS encoding PhnE/PtxC family ABC transporter permease, giving the protein MSSPSADSGIREKLAALDRVRRLKYVFWLALFAAVVGITYWGLGFVGFKAYVVADRFPAMYDFISTGFFPPDFQKFTIYTKDQGISGLQAIPASFRDFGQPIIDSFGSSRQSLVKASVVTLLLGFMGTALAFPFALILGVLGSERVTPFPFNFIFRGTLSAIRAIPAVVWIFLYIPIGPPSQMTAVLAIATDGIGNLGRLFTDDLEEIDEGPIEAIRSTGASSTQTISFGMLSQVSRSFIAWTLYILEINTRIAISLGVVGAGGLGLMIRNSQDLFSFQQTAAGLIMVFIVVLGIELVSSRIRARLRPGEHSGKGFVEAVRDLFNPKKWLGISDRQP; this is encoded by the coding sequence GTGAGTTCGCCGTCCGCCGACTCCGGCATCCGGGAGAAGCTCGCGGCGCTCGACCGAGTCCGACGGCTCAAGTACGTCTTCTGGCTCGCGCTGTTCGCTGCGGTCGTCGGCATCACGTACTGGGGGCTGGGCTTCGTCGGCTTCAAGGCGTACGTCGTCGCCGACCGGTTCCCGGCCATGTACGACTTCATCTCGACTGGCTTCTTTCCGCCGGACTTCCAGAAGTTCACGATATACACGAAAGATCAGGGTATCAGTGGCCTGCAGGCCATCCCGGCGAGCTTCCGGGACTTCGGTCAGCCGATCATCGACAGCTTCGGGTCGTCCCGACAGTCCCTGGTGAAGGCGAGCGTAGTGACGCTCCTGCTGGGCTTCATGGGCACTGCGCTCGCGTTCCCGTTCGCGCTCATTCTGGGTGTCCTCGGGAGCGAGCGCGTCACGCCGTTCCCGTTCAACTTCATCTTCCGTGGGACGCTCAGCGCCATCCGCGCGATTCCCGCCGTCGTCTGGATCTTCCTCTACATCCCGATTGGACCGCCCAGTCAGATGACCGCGGTGCTCGCCATCGCAACTGACGGCATCGGGAACCTGGGCCGACTGTTCACAGACGACCTCGAAGAGATCGATGAAGGCCCGATCGAAGCCATCCGGTCGACGGGCGCGTCGAGCACGCAGACAATCAGCTTCGGGATGCTCAGTCAGGTCTCCCGGTCGTTCATCGCGTGGACGCTGTACATCCTGGAGATCAACACCCGAATCGCTATCTCGCTCGGCGTCGTCGGCGCCGGCGGCTTGGGGCTGATGATTCGGAACAGCCAGGACCTCTTCAGCTTCCAGCAGACCGCCGCCGGCCTCATCATGGTGTTCATCGTCGTGCTGGGCATCGAACTCGTTTCGTCGCGAATCCGTGCTCGCCTCCGTCCCGGCGAGCACAGCGGCAAGGGCTTCGTCGAGGCCGTCCGCGACCTGTTCAACCCGAAGAAGTGGCTCGGCATCAGTGACCGGCAGCCCTAG
- a CDS encoding uracil-DNA glycosylase gives MDGMDGVEVESCTHCEALVDSRSQIVNGDGPADADVVFVGEAPGANEDAEGVPFVGRSGDVLDGALRDAGLDRADVRITNCVRCRPPDNRDPASEELVNCRPYLDRELELVDPEVVVTLGKVPGEHLLERDVAVTNETGSVERVALGGRERDVLLCLHPAATLYDASQKTAFRETIERAATMAGVSGGQSNLGDF, from the coding sequence ATGGACGGAATGGACGGGGTGGAGGTAGAGAGCTGCACGCACTGCGAGGCGCTCGTCGACTCCCGCAGCCAGATCGTCAACGGCGACGGCCCGGCGGACGCGGACGTGGTGTTCGTCGGCGAAGCACCGGGCGCGAACGAGGACGCGGAGGGGGTGCCGTTCGTCGGCCGGAGCGGCGACGTACTCGACGGCGCGCTCCGGGACGCCGGTCTCGACCGGGCGGATGTCCGCATCACGAACTGCGTGCGCTGCCGGCCGCCGGACAACCGCGACCCGGCCAGCGAAGAACTCGTGAACTGCCGGCCGTACCTCGACCGCGAGCTCGAACTCGTCGACCCCGAGGTCGTGGTCACGCTCGGGAAGGTGCCGGGCGAACACCTCCTCGAACGGGATGTCGCCGTTACGAACGAAACCGGGAGCGTCGAACGCGTCGCGCTCGGCGGCCGAGAGCGCGACGTACTGCTGTGCCTGCACCCGGCGGCGACGCTGTACGACGCGAGTCAGAAGACGGCCTTCCGGGAGACCATCGAACGAGCGGCGACGATGGCGGGCGTCAGCGGCGGGCAGTCGAACCTCGGCGACTTCTAG
- a CDS encoding endonuclease dU: MKPGTRALGVAVSGGGDRATVAGAVVRATRVVDGFSFTSCTVGGLDSTAAVVDCYERLGREDVRYVLLAGVAPAWFNVVDLRAVHDAVDRPVLSVSFEASDGLRAPIEREFSGAARDDRLAVYEALPDRYSLDVNGERVFVRSVGCEDPGEIVAAFTPEGGRPEPLRVARLAARGVEERGPARGASDDHA, encoded by the coding sequence GTGAAACCCGGGACGCGCGCGCTCGGCGTCGCCGTCTCCGGGGGTGGCGACCGCGCGACGGTCGCTGGCGCAGTGGTGCGCGCGACCCGGGTCGTCGACGGATTCTCGTTTACTTCGTGTACGGTCGGCGGGCTCGACAGCACCGCGGCCGTCGTGGACTGCTACGAGCGCCTCGGCCGCGAGGACGTTCGGTACGTCCTGCTGGCGGGCGTCGCGCCGGCCTGGTTCAACGTCGTCGACCTGCGGGCCGTCCACGACGCCGTCGACCGGCCCGTCCTCTCGGTCTCCTTCGAAGCGAGCGACGGCCTTCGCGCCCCCATCGAACGGGAGTTCTCGGGTGCGGCCCGCGACGACCGGCTCGCCGTCTACGAGGCGCTCCCCGACCGCTACAGCCTCGACGTGAACGGCGAGCGAGTGTTCGTGCGGAGCGTCGGCTGCGAGGACCCGGGTGAGATCGTCGCCGCGTTCACGCCCGAAGGCGGGCGGCCGGAGCCACTACGGGTAGCGAGGCTGGCCGCGAGAGGCGTCGAGGAGCGCGGTCCAGCTCGGGGAGCGTCCGACGACCACGCTTAA
- a CDS encoding DUF5786 family protein codes for MGFGSYDESEQDNQSIDSDDLDADDGVDTAEYEHDGGVDYEIGASNDELLDRLQDIKDES; via the coding sequence ATGGGCTTCGGGAGCTACGACGAATCCGAACAGGACAACCAGTCCATCGACTCCGACGACCTCGACGCCGACGACGGCGTAGACACGGCCGAATACGAACACGACGGGGGCGTGGACTACGAAATCGGCGCGTCGAACGACGAACTCCTGGACCGCCTCCAGGACATCAAAGACGAGTCGTAG
- a CDS encoding MBL fold metallo-hydrolase produces the protein MDVEVVTSGAESFTCNAFLALGETTTLVDAGAYEGVVDEVREHTDGVDQVVLTHQHGDHVQQLDTVVEAFDPDVYAFADHPRRTHELADGDTLPVGDETAEVVFTPGHAPDHVSLVTESALFSGDVVVHDDGAFDDGSFGRTDMPGQSRERLVGSIRELLARMPDSVSGFYAGHGSVFEGDVRAVVERALERAERREPKYPDE, from the coding sequence ATGGACGTCGAAGTCGTCACCAGCGGCGCGGAATCGTTCACCTGCAACGCCTTCCTCGCGCTCGGCGAGACCACGACACTCGTGGACGCCGGCGCGTACGAGGGCGTCGTCGACGAGGTCCGAGAGCACACCGACGGCGTCGACCAGGTGGTGCTCACGCACCAGCACGGCGACCACGTCCAGCAACTCGACACCGTCGTCGAGGCCTTCGACCCGGACGTGTACGCGTTCGCCGATCACCCGCGTCGGACCCACGAACTCGCCGACGGCGATACACTCCCGGTGGGCGACGAGACCGCCGAGGTCGTGTTCACGCCCGGGCACGCCCCCGACCACGTCTCTCTGGTCACCGAGAGCGCGCTGTTCTCCGGTGACGTCGTGGTCCACGACGACGGCGCGTTCGACGACGGTAGCTTCGGTCGGACGGACATGCCCGGTCAGTCCCGCGAACGCCTCGTCGGGAGCATTCGAGAGCTGCTCGCTCGCATGCCGGACTCAGTCTCGGGGTTCTACGCCGGCCACGGCAGCGTCTTCGAGGGCGATGTCCGCGCGGTCGTCGAGCGCGCTCTGGAGCGCGCCGAGCGCCGCGAACCGAAGTACCCCGACGAGTAG
- a CDS encoding GNAT family N-acetyltransferase: protein MPGRPFVSGDTVDLCPVEEDDLDFLRDTVNDPAVWPTIGGRTPTTARQEREWYEEQASDDDGNVNFVLAVDGDPVGTIGVHGVDDVNGSAELGIFLAEAYWGEGYGTEAGRLATTYAFDQHRRHRVVACVFEGNEASMRVWEKLGFDLDGTHRDAVYVDGSYRDLHYYSVLESEWDG from the coding sequence ATGCCCGGCCGCCCGTTCGTCTCCGGCGACACCGTCGACCTCTGCCCGGTCGAGGAGGACGACCTCGACTTCCTCCGGGACACCGTCAACGACCCCGCCGTCTGGCCGACCATCGGCGGCCGCACGCCGACCACGGCGCGCCAGGAACGCGAGTGGTACGAGGAACAGGCCAGCGACGACGACGGGAACGTGAACTTCGTCCTCGCCGTCGACGGCGACCCCGTCGGCACCATCGGCGTCCACGGCGTCGACGACGTGAACGGCAGCGCCGAACTCGGAATCTTCCTCGCAGAGGCGTACTGGGGCGAGGGCTACGGCACCGAGGCCGGCCGGCTCGCCACCACGTACGCCTTCGACCAGCACCGCCGGCACCGCGTCGTCGCCTGCGTCTTCGAGGGTAACGAGGCCTCGATGCGCGTCTGGGAGAAACTCGGCTTCGACCTCGACGGCACCCACCGCGACGCGGTGTACGTCGACGGGTCCTACCGAGACCTCCACTACTACAGCGTCCTGGAGTCCGAGTGGGACGGATGA
- a CDS encoding NUDIX domain-containing protein produces MTTPTGASQPLDLVPAVVAVVLDGEGRVCLVRDEKRDRWTLPMGRVDPGESVREAVVREVREEAGLVVTGPELTGVYTDPATQVFDTPDGRKQFLAHVFRCEWVDGDPEPDGDETTAVDFFAVGDYPNDLEPSDDWVVHALDGDGVEVT; encoded by the coding sequence ATGACGACGCCGACCGGGGCGTCACAGCCCCTCGACCTCGTGCCCGCTGTCGTCGCGGTCGTTCTCGACGGCGAGGGTCGCGTCTGTCTCGTTCGCGACGAGAAACGCGACCGGTGGACGCTCCCGATGGGGCGCGTCGACCCCGGAGAGTCGGTCCGCGAGGCCGTCGTCCGCGAGGTCCGCGAGGAGGCCGGACTCGTCGTCACCGGCCCCGAACTCACCGGCGTCTACACCGACCCCGCGACCCAGGTCTTCGACACCCCGGACGGCCGAAAACAGTTCCTCGCGCACGTCTTCCGCTGCGAGTGGGTCGACGGCGACCCGGAACCGGACGGGGACGAGACGACGGCCGTCGACTTCTTCGCGGTCGGCGACTACCCGAACGACCTCGAACCCAGCGACGACTGGGTCGTCCACGCGCTCGACGGCGACGGCGTCGAAGTCACGTGA
- a CDS encoding 50S ribosomal protein L40e, whose product MSQTIEDRLLGKQICMRCNARNPKDTESCRKCGYKNLRPKALERRST is encoded by the coding sequence ATGAGCCAGACCATCGAGGACCGACTGCTGGGGAAGCAGATCTGCATGCGGTGCAACGCACGGAACCCGAAGGACACCGAGAGCTGCCGGAAGTGCGGCTACAAGAACCTCCGTCCGAAGGCCCTCGAGCGGCGTTCGACGTAG
- a CDS encoding DUF367 family protein: MDLHVRYEGDDDPEKCTARKLARFDVVDLHHTARETPYGVVLNPHAEQALSPADDTSVLVALDCSWETAGKAMFELDGEHRALPFLVAANPVNYGQPFQLNTAEAFAGALAILGHRERAEAVLSKFTWGHTFLELNEEPLRRYADCEDSSEVVAVQQEYLDAGEG, from the coding sequence GTGGACCTGCACGTGCGCTACGAGGGCGACGACGACCCCGAGAAGTGTACGGCGCGGAAGCTCGCGCGCTTCGACGTGGTCGACCTCCACCACACCGCCCGGGAGACGCCGTACGGGGTCGTGTTGAATCCGCACGCCGAGCAGGCGCTGTCGCCGGCCGACGACACCTCGGTCCTCGTGGCGCTGGACTGCTCGTGGGAGACGGCGGGTAAAGCGATGTTCGAGCTGGACGGCGAGCACCGCGCGCTCCCGTTCCTCGTCGCCGCGAACCCCGTGAACTACGGGCAGCCGTTCCAGTTGAACACGGCCGAGGCGTTCGCCGGCGCGCTCGCCATCCTCGGCCACCGGGAGCGCGCCGAAGCGGTGCTCTCGAAGTTCACGTGGGGCCACACCTTCCTCGAACTGAACGAGGAGCCGCTCCGGCGGTACGCCGACTGCGAGGACTCCAGCGAAGTCGTGGCGGTCCAGCAGGAGTACCTGGACGCCGGCGAGGGCTGA
- a CDS encoding nuclear transport factor 2 family protein, which translates to MHADGLVQAYYDAIDDGDYDALREVLAPEFEHVRPDRTLSGREEFVAFMRDDRPQTDTAHVLDAVYEGRNGVAARGRLLDADGEIFAFVDVFDVSTGVVQHLRTYTSPASARAGNTSSS; encoded by the coding sequence ATGCACGCCGACGGCCTCGTGCAGGCCTACTACGACGCCATCGACGACGGCGACTACGACGCCCTCCGAGAGGTGCTCGCGCCCGAGTTTGAGCACGTCCGCCCCGACCGCACGCTCTCGGGCCGCGAGGAGTTCGTCGCCTTCATGCGCGACGACCGCCCGCAGACCGACACCGCACACGTCCTCGACGCCGTCTACGAGGGCCGGAACGGTGTGGCCGCCCGCGGCCGCCTGCTCGACGCCGACGGCGAGATTTTCGCGTTCGTCGACGTCTTCGACGTCTCGACGGGCGTCGTCCAGCACCTGAGGACTTACACCAGCCCGGCGTCCGCGAGGGCCGGGAACACCTCGTCCTCGTAG
- a CDS encoding TIGR03557 family F420-dependent LLM class oxidoreductase: MVALGYTLSSEEHPPNDLVEHAALAEDAGFDFLGISDHFHPWTTTQGESAFVWSTLGGVAHATDDIPVGVGVTCPILRYHPATVAQAAATVADMLPGRFALGVGTGELLNEHVLGDHWPEHAVRLEMLEEAVDVIRSLWTGEQVNHHGEHYTVQNARLFTLPEETPPIQVSAYGERAARTAADIGDGFWCVGPQDTVETWEEAGGEGPRYTQLQMCYAETEQEAVETAHEWWPNDALPGELSAQLPTPVHFEQACELVSEADIAEGGMVTSPDPEDHVESIREAVDAGYDHVYVHQVGPNQAEFVAFYEDEVFPALADAGLV; this comes from the coding sequence GTGGTGGCACTCGGGTACACGCTCTCCAGCGAGGAGCATCCTCCGAACGACCTGGTGGAACACGCCGCGCTGGCGGAGGACGCGGGCTTCGACTTCCTCGGCATCTCGGACCACTTCCACCCGTGGACGACCACGCAGGGCGAGAGCGCGTTCGTGTGGTCGACGCTCGGCGGTGTCGCCCACGCCACCGACGACATCCCGGTCGGCGTCGGCGTGACCTGCCCAATCCTGCGGTACCACCCGGCGACTGTCGCGCAGGCGGCGGCCACTGTCGCTGACATGCTGCCGGGGCGGTTCGCGCTCGGCGTCGGGACGGGCGAACTCCTGAACGAGCACGTCCTCGGCGACCACTGGCCCGAGCACGCGGTCCGCCTGGAGATGCTCGAAGAGGCCGTCGATGTCATCCGGAGCCTCTGGACGGGCGAGCAGGTGAACCACCACGGCGAGCACTACACCGTCCAGAACGCGCGGCTGTTCACGCTCCCCGAGGAGACGCCACCCATTCAGGTCTCGGCGTACGGCGAGCGCGCGGCGAGGACCGCGGCGGACATCGGTGACGGCTTCTGGTGCGTCGGCCCCCAGGACACCGTCGAGACGTGGGAGGAGGCGGGCGGCGAAGGCCCGCGGTACACCCAGTTGCAGATGTGTTACGCCGAGACCGAGCAGGAAGCCGTCGAGACGGCCCACGAGTGGTGGCCGAACGACGCGCTCCCCGGAGAGTTGAGCGCGCAGCTGCCGACGCCGGTCCACTTCGAACAGGCCTGCGAACTGGTCTCGGAGGCGGACATCGCCGAGGGCGGCATGGTCACGAGTCCAGACCCCGAGGACCACGTCGAGAGCATCCGAGAGGCCGTCGACGCGGGCTACGACCACGTCTACGTCCACCAGGTCGGCCCGAACCAGGCCGAGTTCGTGGCGTTCTACGAGGACGAGGTGTTCCCGGCCCTCGCGGACGCCGGGCTGGTGTAA